A portion of the Krasilnikovia cinnamomea genome contains these proteins:
- a CDS encoding ABC transporter ATP-binding protein, which yields MRGPAAGERGRLTRRLLRLCRPRRAALSVAVLFGLCSTVAGLLGPYLLGRATDLIAAGLVSRTLAPGTSREQALAGLRERGDGLAATLDPADLVPGEGVDFTRLAMLLALSLGVFLAGAVFLWLQGRVLSRAVQETVHDLRERVQRKLSRLPLAYLDRTPPGEVLSRVTSDVDNLQQTLQLSVGHSVNMLLSVVGALIVMLLLSPLLAVLVLLAVPACVAVIVVVGRRAVPRFAWQWAATGTVTARVEEMYTGHTVVRAFGRQPEVIREFEAHNRALADAERRAQALTSTIEPTARFVTDLTYVLVAVFGAARMLSGALSLGQVLAFTQYAGMFTRPLTVLASVAGQLQSGLASAERIFELLDAEEQRAEVAAPAFPARVRGRIRFDRVSFRYADDVPLIDRLSLTVEPGQLVAIVGPTGAGKTTLGNLLLRFYEVNQGRILVDGVDIASMTRDDLRALIGIVPQEPWLFHGSVAENIAYGSPRATREQILTAARVTGVDRFVRGLPDGYDTVLDDEVAPLSAGEKQLVTLARAALRPSAVLVLDEATSSVDARTEGLVQQAMSALRADRTSFVIAHRLSTVRDADVILVMDRGAVVESGTHQQLLAHGGRYADLYRSSLHAGRE from the coding sequence ATGCGCGGCCCGGCCGCCGGTGAGCGCGGGCGGTTGACCCGCCGGCTGCTGCGCCTGTGCCGTCCACGCCGGGCCGCCCTGTCGGTCGCCGTCCTGTTCGGACTGTGCTCGACCGTCGCCGGTCTGCTCGGCCCGTACCTGCTGGGCCGGGCCACCGACCTGATCGCCGCCGGCCTGGTCAGCCGCACCCTGGCGCCGGGAACCAGCCGGGAGCAGGCGCTCGCCGGGCTGCGCGAGCGGGGCGACGGGTTGGCCGCCACGCTCGACCCGGCCGATCTGGTGCCCGGCGAGGGCGTCGATTTCACCCGGCTGGCCATGCTGCTGGCGCTGAGCCTGGGCGTCTTCCTCGCCGGTGCCGTGTTCCTGTGGCTGCAGGGCCGGGTGCTGTCGCGCGCCGTGCAGGAGACCGTCCACGACCTGCGCGAGCGGGTGCAGCGCAAGCTGTCGCGGCTGCCGCTGGCCTACCTGGACCGCACGCCGCCCGGTGAGGTGCTCAGCCGCGTCACCAGCGACGTCGACAATCTGCAGCAGACGCTGCAACTGTCCGTCGGGCACAGCGTGAACATGCTGCTCTCCGTGGTCGGCGCCCTGATCGTGATGCTGCTGCTCTCGCCGCTGCTGGCGGTGCTGGTGCTGCTGGCCGTGCCCGCCTGCGTCGCGGTGATCGTCGTGGTCGGCCGCCGGGCGGTGCCCCGCTTCGCCTGGCAGTGGGCCGCCACGGGAACGGTCACCGCCCGGGTCGAGGAGATGTACACCGGGCACACGGTGGTGCGCGCGTTCGGCCGCCAGCCGGAGGTGATCCGCGAGTTCGAGGCGCACAACCGGGCGCTGGCCGACGCCGAGCGGCGGGCCCAGGCGCTGACCAGCACGATCGAGCCCACCGCCCGCTTCGTCACCGACCTCACGTACGTGCTGGTGGCGGTGTTCGGCGCGGCCCGGATGCTGTCCGGGGCGCTGTCGTTGGGCCAGGTGCTGGCCTTCACCCAGTACGCGGGCATGTTCACCCGGCCCCTGACGGTGCTGGCGAGCGTCGCCGGTCAGCTCCAGTCCGGCCTGGCCAGCGCCGAGCGGATCTTCGAGCTGCTCGATGCCGAGGAGCAGCGGGCGGAGGTGGCCGCGCCGGCATTCCCCGCGCGGGTGCGCGGCCGGATCCGCTTCGACCGGGTGTCTTTCCGGTACGCCGACGACGTCCCGCTGATCGACCGGCTGTCGCTGACCGTGGAGCCGGGGCAGCTGGTCGCCATCGTGGGTCCCACCGGCGCGGGCAAGACCACGCTGGGCAATCTGCTGCTGCGCTTCTACGAGGTGAACCAGGGCCGGATCCTGGTGGACGGCGTCGACATCGCGTCGATGACCCGTGACGACCTGCGTGCCCTGATCGGAATCGTGCCGCAGGAGCCGTGGCTGTTCCACGGCAGCGTCGCGGAGAACATCGCGTACGGGTCGCCGCGCGCGACCCGCGAGCAGATCCTGACCGCCGCCCGGGTGACCGGCGTCGACCGTTTCGTGCGCGGCCTGCCGGACGGCTACGACACGGTGCTGGACGACGAGGTGGCCCCGCTCAGCGCCGGGGAGAAGCAGCTGGTCACCCTGGCGCGGGCGGCCCTGCGGCCCTCCGCCGTCCTCGTCCTGGACGAGGCGACCAGCTCGGTCGACGCCCGCACCGAGGGGCTGGTTCAGCAGGCGATGAGCGCGCTGCGCGCGGACCGGACGAGTTTCGTGATCGCGCACCGGCTGTCCACCGTCCGCGACGCCGACGTCATTCTCGTGATGGACCGGGGTGCGGTGGTCGAGTCCGGCACGCACCAGCAGCTGCTGGCCCACGGCGGCCGGTACGCCGACCTTTATCGGAGTTCCCTGCACGCCGGCCGGGAGTAG
- a CDS encoding ABC transporter ATP-binding protein, which translates to MLTGFLRAYLGPYRSKIALIAVLQLVQTACVLLLPTLNALVVDRGVLHGALDYIVGIGLGMAAVTGVQVGVTIAAGRIGAAVAAGLGRDVRSAVFRAVLRLSAREVNQFGTPSLITRTVNDVAQAQTLALNLFDVALSATVLSLGGLVLALTQDMWLGLLLVLAFLAICGCIAVMLVTMSGVYDRLQHGLDLVGRILREQILGVRVVRAFGQQQRERDRFAAANLRVFEPSLRVGRLLTSFAALVTLVTNVGMAALIWFGGRRVDAGTLRLGTLTALVGYLSLIVLAMVMTLVVLTSLSRAVASVRRITEVLHTEPTVREPAGPVPPVGRGGRLELRDVAYAHPGCARPVLHGVSLVADPGQTVAIVGGTGSGKSTLLHLVLRQFDVTAGAVLLDGTDVRHLGAEHLGRLVAVVPQTPRLFSGTLRDNLRFGDPDADDARLWHALAVAQVDDVVRRLPDGLDGVLARGALDLSGGQRQRLAIARALLRRPRLLLLDDCFSALDAGTEARLRAALRAELTGTTVLLTSQRVGALAAADRIAVLDGGRIVGAGTHADLLRDNDVYREFVRAHPPGERIASRPGGEIVDARPGRR; encoded by the coding sequence GTGCTGACCGGTTTTCTGCGCGCGTACCTGGGGCCGTACCGGTCGAAGATCGCGCTGATCGCGGTGCTGCAGCTCGTCCAGACCGCCTGCGTCCTGCTGCTGCCCACACTGAACGCGTTGGTCGTCGACCGCGGGGTGCTGCATGGCGCGCTGGACTACATCGTGGGGATCGGGCTCGGCATGGCGGCGGTCACCGGCGTCCAGGTGGGCGTGACGATCGCCGCCGGGCGGATCGGGGCGGCCGTCGCCGCCGGGCTGGGCCGCGACGTACGTTCCGCGGTGTTCCGCGCGGTCCTGCGCCTCTCGGCGCGGGAGGTGAACCAGTTCGGGACGCCGTCGCTGATCACACGTACGGTCAACGATGTCGCCCAGGCCCAGACGCTGGCCCTGAATCTGTTCGACGTCGCGCTGTCGGCGACGGTCCTGTCGCTGGGCGGCCTGGTGCTGGCGCTCACCCAGGACATGTGGCTCGGTCTGCTGCTGGTCCTGGCGTTCCTGGCGATCTGCGGGTGCATCGCGGTCATGCTGGTGACGATGTCCGGCGTGTACGACCGGTTGCAGCACGGCCTGGATCTGGTCGGCCGGATCCTGCGCGAGCAGATCCTCGGGGTGCGCGTGGTGCGGGCCTTCGGTCAGCAGCAGCGCGAACGGGACCGATTCGCCGCGGCCAACCTGCGGGTGTTCGAGCCGTCGCTGCGGGTGGGCCGGTTGCTGACGTCGTTCGCCGCGCTGGTGACGCTGGTGACCAACGTGGGCATGGCCGCCCTGATCTGGTTCGGTGGGCGGCGGGTGGACGCGGGCACGCTGCGGCTGGGCACGCTCACCGCCCTGGTGGGTTACCTGTCGCTGATCGTGCTGGCGATGGTGATGACCCTCGTGGTGCTCACCAGCCTGTCCCGGGCGGTCGCCTCGGTGCGCCGCATCACCGAGGTCCTGCACACCGAGCCCACCGTACGGGAGCCCGCCGGTCCCGTGCCGCCGGTGGGCCGCGGCGGGCGGCTGGAGCTGCGCGACGTCGCGTACGCCCACCCGGGCTGTGCCCGCCCGGTGCTGCACGGGGTGAGTCTGGTCGCCGATCCCGGCCAGACCGTCGCGATCGTCGGCGGCACCGGCAGCGGCAAGTCGACGCTGCTGCACCTGGTGCTGCGGCAGTTCGACGTGACCGCCGGGGCGGTGCTGCTGGACGGCACCGACGTCCGGCACCTGGGCGCGGAGCACCTGGGCCGGTTGGTCGCGGTGGTGCCGCAGACCCCCCGCCTGTTCTCCGGGACGCTGCGCGACAACCTGCGGTTCGGCGATCCCGACGCGGACGACGCACGGCTGTGGCACGCGCTGGCGGTGGCGCAGGTCGACGACGTGGTGCGACGGTTGCCGGACGGGCTGGACGGCGTGCTGGCGCGCGGCGCGCTGGACCTGTCCGGCGGGCAACGGCAGCGCCTCGCGATCGCCCGGGCCCTGCTGCGCCGCCCGCGGCTGCTGCTGCTCGACGACTGCTTCTCGGCGCTGGACGCGGGCACCGAGGCCCGCCTGCGCGCGGCGCTGCGCGCCGAGCTGACCGGCACGACGGTGCTGCTGACCAGCCAGCGGGTCGGCGCGCTGGCGGCGGCGGACCGGATCGCCGTGCTCGACGGCGGCCGGATCGTCGGTGCGGGCACCCACGCGGACCTGCTGCGGGACAACGACGTGTACCGCGAGTTCGTCCGGGCCCATCCGCCCGGTGAGCGGATCGCGTCCCGGCCCGGTGGGGAGATCGTGGATGCGCGGCCCGGCCGCCGGTGA
- a CDS encoding GDP-mannose 4,6-dehydratase, which translates to MPKRALITGITGQDGSYLGEYLLSLGYEVWGLVRGQANPRKSRISRLAADLNFINGDLMDQASLVSAVDKVQPHEVYNLGAISFVPMSWEQPELVTEVNGMGVLRMLEAIRMVSGLTAPHRDRGSQIRFYQASSSEMFGKAIETPQSETTGFHPRSPYGVAKVYGHFITRNYRESFGMYAVSGMLFNHESPRRGAEFVTRKISLAVARIKLGLQDKLSLGNLDAVRDWGFAGDYVRAMHAMLQQEDPGDWVIGTGQMHTVRDAVQIAFDHVGLDWNDHVVIDPELVRPAEVEILCADISRASAALNWKPTVAFGDLMRMMVESDLRQVAREHEYGDLLTAASW; encoded by the coding sequence ATGCCCAAACGCGCGCTGATCACCGGAATCACCGGCCAGGACGGTTCCTACCTCGGCGAGTACCTGCTGTCGCTCGGGTACGAGGTGTGGGGGCTGGTGCGCGGCCAGGCCAACCCGCGCAAGTCCCGGATCAGCCGGCTGGCCGCCGACCTCAACTTCATCAACGGCGACCTGATGGACCAGGCCAGCCTCGTGTCCGCCGTGGACAAGGTGCAGCCGCACGAGGTCTACAACCTGGGCGCCATCTCGTTCGTCCCGATGTCGTGGGAACAGCCGGAACTGGTCACCGAGGTCAACGGCATGGGTGTGCTGCGCATGCTGGAGGCCATCCGCATGGTCAGCGGGCTGACCGCGCCGCACCGCGACCGCGGCTCGCAGATCCGGTTCTACCAGGCGTCCTCCTCCGAGATGTTCGGCAAGGCCATCGAGACGCCGCAGTCGGAGACCACCGGCTTCCACCCGCGCAGCCCCTACGGCGTCGCCAAGGTGTACGGCCACTTCATCACCCGCAACTACCGCGAGTCCTTCGGCATGTACGCGGTCTCCGGGATGCTGTTCAACCACGAGTCGCCCCGGCGCGGAGCCGAGTTCGTCACCCGCAAGATCTCCCTGGCGGTCGCGCGGATCAAGCTCGGCCTGCAGGACAAGCTCAGCCTCGGCAACCTCGACGCCGTACGGGACTGGGGCTTCGCGGGCGACTACGTACGCGCCATGCACGCCATGCTGCAGCAGGAGGACCCCGGCGACTGGGTCATCGGCACGGGGCAGATGCACACCGTGCGCGACGCGGTGCAGATCGCGTTCGACCATGTCGGCCTCGACTGGAACGACCACGTGGTCATCGACCCGGAGCTGGTGCGACCGGCGGAGGTGGAGATCCTGTGCGCGGACATCAGCCGCGCCAGCGCCGCGCTGAACTGGAAACCGACCGTCGCGTTCGGTGACCTGATGCGGATGATGGTCGAATCCGACCTGCGCCAGGTCGCCCGCGAACACGAGTACGGCGATCTGCTGACCGCCGCGAGCTGGTGA